One window of Siniperca chuatsi isolate FFG_IHB_CAS linkage group LG15, ASM2008510v1, whole genome shotgun sequence genomic DNA carries:
- the luzp1 gene encoding leucine zipper protein 1 — protein sequence MSDHKDMTHRHLRHKLQSLGRKLDELEEATNKLQKYEDELLDLQDKIIQAEGSNSTLLSDVEVLRKCLLKIQGKDEEVRKAEDLCRTVREKLEEEESLTKELKAEIERLQRRMAELEKLEEAFGKSKSDCSQLCLSLNEEKNLTKKLSSELEALKVRLKEVEGSETKLDRAEQALAMELEKLKGFTQTFMSERKRLLEKQREDEKIILKLTEKLEQQKNRLGMAADPGRADFIRSRIEDELSSTVFLTSKLAGRKKSLDYLKMADDIGLVNKSENEKNSGLEGSQEEDNKVKELTQEVERLKTRLKQLEIVEEDLKSSESKNGELHEKFQVERNRARQLSEQVEQLRTQLCVKGGIGRNGTSNVDKHGNGSTNIDHNIPSKVLENGKADNEEIIVKGGFRQEKPKYRSAATVSEPSSPKHRSRELSPQHKRETKLRSKEPSHSEESSPKSVRRALSPAHKSRRIPKTPTTAISSDNGIRETGRGTEEKPRGASFCSVNASSSDIKKASVLSRYPPAANDQKPLRTAHKQTDGETKKSRVEKFSKLYVGSDSESNNSDVVPDSSSNINSISALEKDASDQESTDQVQESVSVSVTSTLSKANGSYTAYRSSVTPLLPNDQGSEGHSSASETESTGSRPSEPEPVTETTTTTVSSRTATSRYPRYSHVHDSHSEGSSTRSSFDEELHNRTPLDGGHQGPAHTASGIEIQRVCSPREALRSKAVIKPAIIEIDRKEVMISDPLSTNGKPKISSKPIVTTASKMTSSITIYPNDPSSSRTSSRSSSVSSEHMPIRERHTSTSNILIGPSSEHHGSISIPYEISIPKSEITLQPCQEQDCGVDDHNDSSSRSKLHNTSRVETTTSQLCCQRSNFSLQSPDTTSTDFNDTESGFESSSSSSTTTVTSWRRQRQNQYSQEDSLPDMKNVTVRSTWRNRGTASVDETGRGRGGTRTMTDGGSADETEAVTTWRAYRATTFDTEETINSGTGAAGNAEAQKGARPSPAEVYMRRINTVVTNTREVEEPGLRRGKCSPSPTMEAGGLGRIVPHAPVMSQSWGRSYTQQPLAADSVEPSPNPSHSPASWRRQLPSSDSQHLGSSYDRTPKTAGASSRGDLCSSRGQGSGTRAEGRSGAGSRPWSHRHSEHH from the exons ATGTCTGACCATAAAGACATGACTCATCGCCACCTGCGGCACAAGCTGCAGAGTCTTGGCCGAAAACTGGACGAACTGGAAGAAGCAACAAACAAGCTGCAGAAGTATGAGGATGAGCTACTTGACCTGCAG GACAAAATCATACAGGCAGAAGGCAGCAACTCAACCCTGCTTAGTGATGTGGAGGTCCTAAGGAAATGTCTCCTAAAGATTCAGGGTAAAGATGAGGAGGTACGCAAAGCTGAGGACCTCTGCCGCACAGTCAGAGAGAAactggaagaggaggaaagccTTACAAAGGAGCTAAAGGCTGAGATTGAACGTCTACAACGAAGGATGGCTGAACTGGAGAAATTGGAAGAAGCTTTTGGGAAAAGCAAATCTGACTGCAGCCAGCTCTGCCTAAGCCTCAATGAGGAAAAGAACTTGACCAAGAAGCTCTCGTCTGAGTTGGAGGCCCTCAAAGTCCGTTTGAAGGAAGTGGAGGGGTCTGAGACAAAGTtggacagagcagagcaggctTTGGCCATGGAGCTTGAGAAACTCAAAGGATTCACCCAGACCTTTATGAGTGAACGCAAGAGGCTActagagaaacagagagaggacgAGAAGATCATTCTAAAGCTGACAGAAAAATTGGAGCAACAGAAGAACCGCCTTGGCATGGCGGCAGACCCTGGTCGTGCAGATTTCATTAGGTCACGAATTGAGGATGAGCTTTCATCCACAGTGTTCCTCACAAGTAAACTGGCGGGACGCAAGAAGAGCCTTGACTACTTGAAGATGGCTGATGACATTGGTCTTGTGAACAAATCTGAAAATGAGAAGAACAGCGGTCTTGAGGGTTCACAGGAGGAGGACAACAAAGTAAAGGAGCTGACACAGGAAGTAGAGAGGCTGAAGACCCGCCTTAAACAGCTGGAGATAGTGGAGGAGGATCTAAAGAGCTCGGAGTCCAAAAATGGTGAACTTCATGAGAAGTTCCAGGTGGAACGAAACCGGGCTCGCCAACTGAGCGAACAAGTGGAACAGCTCAGGACGCAGCTGTGCGTAAAAGGTGGAATTGGAAGAAATGGAACCAGTAATGTGGACAAACACGGCAATGGAAGTACTAACATTGACCACAACATCCCCTCTAAGGTCCTGGAGAATGGCAAAGCTGATAATGAAGAGATCATTGTGAAGGGAGGTTTCAGACAAGAGAAGCCCAAATATAGGAGTGCTGCAACTGTCTCAGAACCGAGTTCCCCCAAACACAGGAGCAGGGAGCTCTCTCCTCAGCATAAGAGAGAGACCAAGCTGAGGAGCAAAGAGCCGAGCCATTCCGAGGAGAGCTCTCCTAAGTCTGTGAGAAGAGCCCTCAGTCCTGCTCACAAGAGTAGAAGGATACCCAAAACCCCAACTACTGCGATTTCATCTGATAACGGAATAAGAGAAACCGGACGAGGAACTGAGGAAAAGCCAAGAGGAGCCTCTTTCTGCTCTGTAAACGCATCTTCTAGTGATATTAAAAAAGCGTCTGTTCTTAGTCGCTATCCTCCAGCAGCTAATGACCAGAAGCCACTGAGGACGGCTCACAAACAGACTGATGGGGAGACTAAAAAGAGCAGAGTAGAAAAGTTTTCAAAATTGTACGTTGGTAGTGATAGTGAATCAAACAACTCTGATGTAGTGCCTGACAGTTCCAGTAACATCAACAGTATCTCTGCTTTAGAGAAGGATGCCTCAGATCAGGAATCAACAGACCAGGTTCAGGAATCTGTCTCTGTATCTGTCACCTCCACCCTGTCCAAAGCCAATGGATCCTACACAGCCTACAGATCCAGCGTCACTCCACTGCTGCCCAACGACCAGGGATCAGAGGGCCATTCATCTGCCTCTGAAACAGAATCCACTGGTTCAAGGCCCTCTGAACCAGAGCCTGTAACTGAGACAACTACTACAACTGTAAGCAGTAGGACTGCAACCTCCAGATATCCTAGATACTCCCATGTCCATGACTCACATTCAGAGGGTTCTTCTACCAGGAGCTCATTTGATGAGGAGCTCCACAACAGAACGCCATTAGATGGAGGCCACCAGGGGCCTGCGCATACGGCATCAGGGATTGAGATCCAGCGAGTGTGCAGCCCACGTGAGGCACTGAGGTCAAAAGCTGTCATCAAGCCTGCGATCATCGAGATTGACAGGAAGGAAGTGATGATTTCAGATCCTTTGTCTACAAATGGCAAACCCAAAATCTCCTCCAAACCTATCGTGACCACCGCTAGTAAAATGACCAGTAGTATAACCATCTACCCCAATGACCCAAGCTCTTCCAGAACCAGCAGTcgcagcagcagtgtgtctaGTGAACACATGCCGATCAGAGAACGGCACACCTCCACCAGTAACATCCTCATAG GCCCCAGCAGTGAGCACCATGGCAGCATCTCCATCCCATACGAGATCTCCATTCCCAAGAGTGAAATCACCTTGCAGCCATGCCAGGAACAGGACTGTGGGGTGGACGACCACAATGATTCCTCATCAAGGTCCAAACTCCACAACACTTCCAGAGTGGAGACCACCACCAGCCAACTGTGCTGCCAACGCAGCAACTTCAGCCTCCAGTCCCCAGACACCACCTCCACAGACTTTAATGACACTGAGTCAGGCTTTGaaagcagcagtagcagtagcaccACCACTGTCACCAGCTGGAGACGCCAAAGACAAAACCAATACTCCCAAGAAGACAGTTTACCAGATATGAAGAATGTGACTGTGAGAAGCACCTGGAGGAACCGGGGCACTGCGTCAGTGGATGAGACAGGCCGAGGAAGAGGGGGTACACGGACTATGACTGATGGTGGGTCGGCGGATGAAACAGAAGCCGTGACAACATGGAGGGCTTACCGGGCAACCACCTTTGATACAGAAGAAACAATAAACAGCGGAACAGGAGCTGCTGGAAATGCTGAGGCACAGAAGGGAGCCAGGCCGTCCCCTGCAGAG GTGTACATGCGTAGGATCAACACTGTGGTTACTAACACTAGAGAAGTCGAGGAACCAGGGCTTCGCCGAGGCAAATGCTCACCATCTCCCACCATGGAGGCAGGAGGCCTGGGAAGGATAGTACCTCATGCACCTGTTATGTCTCAGTCCTGGGGCCGATCATACACACAACAACCACTG GCTGCTGATAGCGTAGAGCCCAGTCCAAACCCGAGCCACAGCCCAGCCTCCTGGAGGCGGCAGCTACCCAGCAGCGACTCTCAGCACCTGGGGAGCTCTTATGACCGGACGCCCAAGACAGCAGGGGCCTCCTCCAGAGGGGACCTGTGCTCCAGTCGGGGTCAAGGGTCAGGGACCAGAGCCGAGGGGAGGAGTGGAGCGGGGAGCAGACCGTGGAGCCATCGTCACTCTGAACATCATTAG